Below is a window of Humulus lupulus chromosome 9, drHumLupu1.1, whole genome shotgun sequence DNA.
atatagtgtctaaggtaaagtccacaggcccaggctgcaagggtggagatctttgtcgtttgaaaccaggattgctgctacctccttctccttggggtgtctctgcccggtactttctcaacttgctcaaccggagaagaaattctatctcatccttgaggtgattgcattcattcgtgtcgtgaccataatctccatggaaacaacaaaacttattcatatctctcttcctcatctctttcctgatgggtggaggtttcttgtagggaacctcttcatgactagcaagatatatttcctcTCGGGTGGCCGAGAGaatggtgtaattagtgaactgaggctcatacttggttcgcttttcgtttgaactcaactttgctttcttttcctcatggtggttagacccattatttccacgtttctttcaaCCATtcttaggagagtcagttgatccgcccggattgtttatgccattctcctctttctcgattgcatcatctaatttcatatacttgtctgctcggtcaagaaattattgaagtgttaaaattggatttctatgtatgctatcccacaaagggctccgataagttatcccagcggatattgcaaccatcttcccctcgtctcctacagcagttgctctattggcttctctcatgaatctctgtatataattctttaaagactcatattttccttgtttgatatctgccaagtggttggcataaactggtggggtccgagcagtgttgaattgtctacaaaactccttcctgaatgcctcccaagaggttatggagtttggcttaaacttccaataccattcttgggcggtatctgacaaagtagtcgggaaaattctacaccgataatcgtcactgttatccaaaaaataggcacgaatgacgtggcaagcGATTttttgaacacgtggctgacacttggcagagttctgttagagtatcgaccagtaagacattacAGGCGCGAAAATTGAGTTTTTATCACGACCAACATGGTCGTACATTCCAGATATTTCAAGATAATCTTGTAGAGATCATAATtaattccgagattatctccaatgattcctgattatccgattaattaggagagaatatttgtaacaaattcatgtaatcctccttgagcctataaatagagaaagatagctcaagggagggacttttgggcttttgcttaattaaaactacatatttacgagagaattagagctattgtattacgattgtactgtttatctctctcaggtttgtgaaactcggagaaccctagttctttgatcacccctttgagatctcacattaataatagcttaagtggacgtaggtcattaccagttcttggggccgaaccactataatttcttgtgtcgtttactgtttttgtcattatattcattccaacacatctatccacatcaagctttttgactccgtgtcagttgaccaaaacaagggtcaacagtCACTTACtctgagcaattccatctggtcctcaaacttcccaacatgtctgatgggatctgccttttctgtatatactggcagaaccggtgctttatattttgccggaggctgggctgctctaatccgggcacaaaatgggctaccACTTCGGTGGTTTATCACATCTATCCCGGAAGgccgttttgacaaaccttgcactgtagttgttagcacgtcaagctgggcttggatggctggtgcaactgacgaagttccagggtcttgaccgcctggtcaggcattaccatctggtgcactgtcgtcaagtatttttacgtgactggcagggcggttcagattttgcccttcgaccgggacagtcctcctcttgttggtgataacatcccttagatccttccgggaagcatgctctcctgcccgatcgaacaccgtactctttgattttccagagggcttactacgcgggacttgctctctcctactacgctgctggccggggtgcagtggaggcttttcggtatgtcctgggcagtcttttcctccttgttggtcattgccctccttttcctttgattggtcggtgtgatgactatcagcctcatcaacaccatgcccatctttgaattgtgaagtcctcttatctcgaggagtcctggtctgatcctgcctggttGGAGTtcttttactgcccgatcggtgacttcctgatctcAAAGTTTCTGATCGTTGGCTCCTAGAGGGAGTTATAGAGTTCTCCCTCTGTGTTGATGCAGTTCTAGAgcggaccccatcatcttcccgaccaggggggttactcctgcttctgtctgGTCAACGAGATTTGGCTCTGTCAATGGTCCTCCGATcatcattattatttcttgctccgtGGGAGGCTGCTCATTCCACGGATTGAGCATTGGCTttggccaattgggtagccgcttctagagcaagtgctgcttcatgatgtctccggtcgacttcctcctgtcgctgtctgagctcttcgcttctggcctccatatcgcgcctttgctgctctaacacagctctctgcttggccatctcttcagcgaaagactcctgccgagcattgaattgcatcatctcctcttggaaagcgcctattgctttctggagttgttcaacttctggagtggtctcctcgagaaacaccctgggctcagtctctgggttctgcggtccaggaccttctgatctagcaggctcttttgatgtgcctgactttttggatgccacactggtattcttgggtgccatcttgatacgatagtcgtgtgtttcttctcttcaggctctcaatgaaagcaccaaaatgttgaccgcgtttttggccaacgacgtgtagacgtcaaaacgacaataaaccttcaagagaaaaatacgacacatacaatttttatagtggttcagcctcgtgttggtaatagcctaatccacttggagctGTGATAcatttagcctacacttaagatcagatgaacttgagccaactgagtttcttaagtgcaagtagaaaaatatagagtttctctctctagagaatacaagctttatctctctaacctctcagaaaatgcctcaagtaacagtccccaaaatctcaaaacgagagagttttctcagtctaaaaagatcagatccctaaAATGataccatgagccatttatttataggctcatggatcatacatcagatattccctttgaccgggtcctttcTGTTATTctcataatatttaattaataataatatttaaaatacaacaatatgcgattccttgggataatatgagagattcccacgcaggtatgaccgattctagctgaagccgttactgggatctcttgcgtagcaatgatctgtttagtcggtccacatcacacccagaaggaaaactggagagccaaaacacttcaccggtcggccaaaccctcactggtcgcccaagacaagtgactggtcggccaaacacctgtctggtcggacaagcacctgactggtcaaaCAAACATCTGagtggtcggacaagcacctgactggtcggaccagcacctgactggtcggtcatgacacttctctggtctaacatgacacatctctagtctaacataacacatctctggtctaacatggcacatctctgatctagcatgacacttgactggtcagtcaaaaatcttcaccggtcagagagaaattctatcagatcggtcagatcactttattacaactccgaagagccaacacatttattgattattaatgtgccttttacggaccatgcattgtcacttgtcacttctgattgccacatcatcgaactgaaattttggggataacactaacaactaattaaaataaaagcTCAACGAAATAATGAAAGAGACACTGGATTTACGTGGTCCAGGTTATTAATTAAACCTGACcccgagtcacttgtattaggatgaGAGAAGCTTGGGAGTTTCAAGCTTCTATGGAGTTTCAGGCAGTGTTTTGGCAATGCTTTGAATACAAAAGTTTGGGATCATTTACAATGTTTGCCCTAACCATATTTATAGATGGCAGAGGGCAATTAATTCTCTAATGAAGAGTAACTAAAATTATTCTCCCTTAATTGATCATTAAATGAACAATAAGTAATACATTCAATCAATTAATATGTTGGTGGGCCTAGACGTATCACTGTGGGCCCAATTACGAGGTTTCAGCCTACTACTTTTTGGTGTAGCATGTCTCTGACAGTGTTAGGGGGTAGCTACATGTTATCCTATGTTAGGCAGTGTCGTGAGACATCATGCTTGTTGcttgtacgaactcgacaccacgaTTTGTGCAACAGTAAATGTCAGACGGCTGCTTGTGGTCCAAGGCCGCTGTGCTCGACACCTGACACTTTACTCCTGGCCCGGAGGAGGGATCTCACAGGCCTGGAGGACTTGATTGGAGGAGATGTGATTTTGAGAGGACATTCTGCATGTGGTTCTCAGGAAGTAGCCTTTCTCGAGGACATACTTCTCCAGAGGTGGTGATCAAGGGATAAAAGGCAAGACTTTCATTCCGAGGATCTCTAGGTGAGCCCTAAGAGGCTTAGTCAGCTTCTGTGAGGATTTAATTACTCTTAATGCATGTCACGTGTCACTAAATGAAAATACATacaacattttttattttttttaaattaatatgacaatcataaaaacataataaaaataattaataatttttttaaataaaccaAGCAAACGTACATTGCATGTTGCTTGCACCTAGTAGTAATAAATGTTTTTATCTATTTTCCACatagaataaaaaaaaagaattttgTTTTAAGCAATGAACAATTccattgaaaaaataataattatacatGATACATAAATTGTAAGGAAGGAACttcctttggtcaaaaataaatattttgttcacccaaagaaaattttaaaacccaatatatattaaaaaaacaagGTTATAATTTTATATAGAAATTATACTATTTTGAACTCTGTGTTTTGTCACGTTAGactttatattttaataaattactttttagattatatattatgtaaaataattcaaatatactCCTAAATCAAATTTgattaacaaaaaattaaatacaataaGATAGtattgtatttttgttctgaattgttagcttgataaattatttgtaattttagtttaattttttttaatcaaaatcaaaTTCATAAGTCTAATtgaacaattttataaaataaagaataaaaaaaaataatttatcaaaatcaaAGAATTTAATCACGAGACCAAACAAATTACAAAATAGCATAATCCCTTTTAAAAAACAGTCCAAAATTAAAAAATCCCTCTCCCTTTTCACTTTCcttttctccttctttctttctttttcacttctcagattttgctTTCTTTGACTAAAAATTCACCAAATCGAAGCCACTGATTCCGAATCCCACCATTTTCCTCTTTTTCAAAGTTGCACGAGCTGGTAATTTTCCAACTCTAATTcccttttttctcttcttctttttcctttcgTCTTGGagaagttttctttctttttcggATATTTTGTTTTCTGGTTTGGATTTTTCTCGGAAACATGGGTACTTGATTTTCTTTCCTTGTCTTGTTGCAATGAAGGGTTTTATGTGGTAATTCATGGGTTGAAATTCGTTAATTCTCTCGACtgtgaattctgggttttggattttttttttttttttttgagattgtGGTGGCCCTTCAGTGGAGCATTTAGTATTTGGGGTTTATATTTAGATTCTTATGGTTTATATGGTTGAATTGCAGTACTAATATGCTCTCAGTAGTTGGAATATTGAGAATCGAGTGATTTAATTGGATGAAATTAAAGGGTCTTTTTTTCATCTATTGATCctatagtatagtatagtattATAGTTCTAGTGATTACATTTTGAAAGTGAAGTGGGTAGTTCTCTTCTGAGATTAGATTAGGATTAGGGTAATTGATTACAtttcttttatatatacatataaatgatAGGAAGAACATGTTGTAGTTGTAACTGTAGCTGTAGTTTTAGGTTTGGTTGGTAGTGTAGGTGTGAATGGTATTGCTAATTTTCCTTTGTGCATCTGATTTTTCTATTCCTAATAACTAAAGAGATCATTTTTATCACTTCTTCAactgatatatattatatagtctGATACATAAGTCATGTACACACAATCATGCTATTTTTCTTTGCAGATCAGATAATGTAAGCTTCTTCTGAGTACTGAGTATAAGATTGAATTCACCCAGTTATGAACTCAATTATAAAATAAGTAATTAGTTATTAACTCAACTAGAGATTGTTTATTTGTCATTTTTTGTCTAGTTGATTacttacacacacacacacacacatatatatatatataataagattaAGCCCAAATCTGATGAAGATAGAAAGTTGAGTAAAATTTAATAAAGAATTTCTTTTCATTATTTTaaccctttatttatttattatttcagGAAGTAACCACTCAGTTTGTGTACTTTGATAGTAAGGTAATCATTATGGGATATGTGTTGCAAATCAAAAGGGAGTAGTAATAGGGACCCTAGTAATATTGTATGTCTGGCTTGGTTTTCTTGTTTGTTACACCTTAGCTAAAAGAAGAAACTTCAACCCAGAAAGTTATCATAGGAAACTTCATCATAATTTGTTTGGAATCCATGTGAATTTGTTGGGGCCTTCTCTTTCATATGGgacaaattgtgatttttttCCCAATCTcgtaaaatttataattttttaatggtAGTTTATAAAACGTCATTATTTTATAcagatatattttgtaaaatagctACAAAGTGTTTAGTGTGTTTGACAGAATGTTGAACGTGTTTAGAATTAATTTTGTAAAGAATTATATGAAATGGATCATTACGAGaaatgattaaaaaataaaaatgatttggCTGAAGTATTGAAAAAGATTAGGGAACGAGTATTGAGCGTGTAACAATGTATCAAGTATGGATGAGTACTTATATATTACATTCATCAAAATTGTAACtttctattttaaaaataaagttaacaTCATTGTATAATATTTGATATTTGTGATGTGCATATTTTAGGTGCAATTTTACGCACCAATTGAAAagattgtattttatttatattgatacaatgaaatataaagaagaaaaagaagaaccaCCAATTGAGTTTGAACTACACAATGCGATTTGGCTATGTCCAgtcttataaataaataaatggattaGAATGGGAGTCAAAGACCTATCTCGAGAGGCCTCTTTGACCACACCTGGGAAcatgcttttatttatttttaattaaatttaaaaaaacaaataattttccaaactttgactgGGATGTCACTTCAATCGAGGCGCCCTTCGTTGAAAATCGTGTTGGACCTTCAAATTACCATTATACCCCTGGGTTTTATCTATATGAATGTGTTTTGTATCAAAAGCCCTTTGTCTAATCTcctattaattaaactattcctATATAATAGATTTCTTCTTTGATTGCAACACGACCCATttgaatatatttaatttttcttaaaacaaTTTGTATTCAAATAGTTTGAATATTGAATCCCTAATTGTTGGCAATTAGAAGATTGAAAAATAGTTAAGTTGATAAATAATACCGGATTATGTTATAAAGTATCtacatataatataaataattttaattaagaaTAATGAAGATTTATGTCAAAATTAAGTTTGTCAATGGAGAGAGTTGTTCCACACCATATGAAAACTTGTCAGTATAAAAATCCTACACTATGCCTCGTTGCATTGTTAATAAAATTGGGCGAGGCAAATTTAACGAGACATTAAATAATACATCTCAAATTATCACaaaaacattatatatatatatatgaatatacaGTATATGTAAGGTACCATTTTCATTTGATATGGAATAAAATTCTCCTACAGGGATGGTATATTGTGGGCGAACTCGATAAAGCAAATTAATAAACTTACTCAAAGCTAATTTAGTTTAAAAGGAATAATCTATATTTCTTTATAAATGGATTATAATTTCAACTggtaaatatttttcttttattatttttttttctaacttcTTTCTTTCTAAATCGAATAAGATTTTAATACCATATTATATAAGAATCATCCCGACATATAAATGTTTCTCTTTTATTATTATACTGTATTTTATCATTTTCGAATAAAATTTTGATACCATATTACGAGATTTATCTCAAAACTAGTTAGCAATAAATGAAATTACACACATTCATATAACTAAATCCACGTGGGACACAATTTCAATAATACACTAAAATAATTCATAACACTTAGAAAACAAAAAATCTTATGATATGGTATTATAAAACAATGTTATATGCCATGACTTCAAATCTTGGCCTCAATTCAATGCCACCTAATTAAATCTAGGATTTGAAACTCTACTTCATGTGTCAATATTTTATAAGtcatataaaaatacatattttttttagttcTAGACAATCTATACCAAGATAGTCTTGAGCCAAAAAAACAACCTAATTGAGATATTCAGtcatttaattataaatatagacTAAATAACAATCTACAACTAAGGGGTAAAATTGTAAAaatgaaagagaaagagaaaagctGTTTGTATTGTTTAGGGATAAAATTTGGATGAATGGTTTTTAAATTGCAATTTTTCTTTttggtttttttatatataaatatatatatttttttggttaGGTTTGACCACTGCTCATTGGGCTCCATTCccattttctctttctctctctactcCTTCATATATCGTCCCTACTTTTTCTCTCTCAAaaatctctctttctttctcacttCTTCTCAGCTTTTGCATCTGCTTTCTTTGACTTGCCGAAGGTGTTTTCTTCACCAAATCGAAGCCGCAGATTCCAAATCCCACCATTTTTCCCCTTTCGAAGTTGCATGAGCTGGTAATTTTCCAACTCTAGTTtgcatcttcttcttcttgtgtTAAATTTGCTTTGTAAGAACGGAGAAATTTTCTTGGCGATTTTTCATTTCCGGGATTTTGGATTTCGTAGGTATTTTGTTCtctcttttttttaatattttttatgacGATCCGTCATTTTTTTTGCTTGATTTTCTCATTTTCAATGAACTTGTTTTTGTGTTAATTTCATGGATTGGAATTCGTTAATTGTCGATTGGTTGTGGAATTTTCTTAGTTTTGTgaaattttagtttttgtggatCTGGGATTTTTTTTAGGTCGTGGTCCTTTAATGGAGCATTTATTATTTGAGGTTTATATTaagattcttttttattttatttattttagttaaatTTCAGCAGTAATATGCTTAAATGGGTAGGGCATATTTTTTTTCCGTAGTTGGAATTTTTGGGAGATTTGGGCATTAAGTGATTTGGATGAAATTTAAGGATGATGGGTCTTTCACTTTATTATATTTTAGGTGCAAAGGAAGAAGTTTGTTCTCATgggaatatttaaaaaaaatacatataaatttaTTATATGGTAGGTGTAgccaatttttttctttctttcaatttTTCATCCTATAGTTGTTGTAGTGATTTAGTAGGTTTATTAGGGTAATTGATTACATTTCTTACCAGAAAATATTCTCTGAAAAATCTTCCCAAtaaatgcatttttttttttataatttgtaaCTCTTATTGAAGTACATGTGTTTAGCCATTTGGGTTTGTATAAATTTTGGTTCTTTTACTTTTGGTTGGTTGATAATATAGAGAATTACTCGTTGTTGGCTTTGTTTTGTTGATGTGAGTGGTATTAACGTTAAGTTCAATTGTCACAATTTTTCCTTTGTAGAACTCATCTTTGTTTTCTCAAAGAGAGCATTTTTATAAGTTCTTCAGCTGATACATATgctattttcttttctttgtttgcaGATAATACAAGCATCTGAGTACTGATATAAGATTCAAATCATAAGCATGGGTTGTTTCACAGTTTTAAAGAGCAAGAAAAAAAGGTATGAACAGCCTGTTTACATCAAACCTATCAACCTTACAGAGCAAGCGCCGGCTATATTGCCCGAACCCAAAATCCAAGCCCGATCACTACAGTCTGCGCCCCCTAGTTTTAGGAACAGAGTAAAACCAATTCACCCAGTTAGTAGAGTCTCCAATAGTAGAACTCGGGCATTATCTGCTCCATCAACACTTGATGCAGCAGAACAGGATGCTCTTGCTGCAATGGAGTATGAAGAAGCTGAAGAATACAAGTACAGAATGGGATCCACAAAAGAACAACGCTCCCCGAGTCCTCAACCTCTTCCGCTCCCATCACCACaggctgctgctgctcctgctgcgcTGAGAAGCATTGGAAGCTTAAGCTTTAAGTCAATGACTGCTAGTGGGCCATTGCCACTACCTCCAACGGGAACACTTAGGAATTTTCCTTATGAAGAAATATTATCTGCTTGCCATAACTTCTCTTCTGATCGATGCATGTCTGAGGGTCTTTCTTCGGTCATATATAAGGCTTCATTTGGAGATGATGCTTCAAGTTCAAAAAGATTTGAAGCTACGGTTACTCGCCTTCACCCTTCTCCTCAGGTAACTTATGAATATTTGGTCTATTAGGATGCACATAATTCCCTTCTTTTTATACCTTAGTTTCAGTTTCTGGTGATACATTGTATTGTTCTCTCATCAACAGTGAATTATTTTTGTTGataatttaattttcaaaatGGGGATGACTTGTAGCATCCTCAGAAAATGATCGTGTGAGTTCAGCAATGGGCTCATCAGCATCTTTGGTGTTGGGAAATTTTGCCCCTTTCTTGTCTCAAAAACACCATTTTCATGCTTCCATTGCTTGCTTTCTGGTTCTTTTTAAAGAAGGCATTAGATATTGTTGACCTTAAGATGCCTAGTTTTAGAGGAACAAGATCATAGTTTTTTTAAACTACTTTTTGAATTGTGGTGTTACAATAGTATCTTACAATATAGTCACTGGCTCTCTGTTTTTCAGGGTATGAAGGAGTTCATAAATGAGGTGAATACTCTTTCATCTTTGCAACATCCAAACCTCTGTAAATTGCTTGGTTTTCACGCACGTGAGGGTTCAGAGCAAAGAATGCTAGTCTATGAGAGGCTTTTTCATGGTAGCTTGGACCGGCTACTCTATGGGAGATCAGATGGGCCCCCTATTGATTGGAACACAAGAATGAAGATTGCTTTATGTGCTGCACAAGGCCTTACTTTCTTGCACGAAGAAGGGCCTTTCCAGGTAATCAGAACTTTACTTTATGTTGCATTTTTTCTCACGATACAAATGAAATGGAGTGCTGTTCATGATGCTTATATTCAAGATGCATTTTATACGGTTGActgtaaaaaaattatcatttccCTTTAGTTTATCTTGTGTCATTACTTGATTGACATAACCTTTTATGGACCCCGCCAGAAGATTTTATGGTTACTACTATTTGTGGAGACATAGCTTTATTTTTAAGCCGGGCAAATTTTTTCAACATTGTTTAGAGTATTTTATTCATC
It encodes the following:
- the LOC133800556 gene encoding probable serine/threonine-protein kinase PBL1; protein product: MGCFTVLKSKKKRYEQPVYIKPINLTEQAPAILPEPKIQARSLQSAPPSFRNRVKPIHPVSRVSNSRTRALSAPSTLDAAEQDALAAMEYEEAEEYKYRMGSTKEQRSPSPQPLPLPSPQAAAAPAALRSIGSLSFKSMTASGPLPLPPTGTLRNFPYEEILSACHNFSSDRCMSEGLSSVIYKASFGDDASSSKRFEATVTRLHPSPQGMKEFINEVNTLSSLQHPNLCKLLGFHAREGSEQRMLVYERLFHGSLDRLLYGRSDGPPIDWNTRMKIALCAAQGLTFLHEEGPFQAMYNEFSTASIQIDKDFSAKLSGYGCVGHIPETEISTNSVAVANLSVETLEKGMLTPKSNVWCFGIVLLELLTGRRNHDSRHPKEERNLVKWSRPFLADDHRLSLIMDSQLKGRFPAKAARTVADIAQRCLQKDPSERPTMRTVVEHLKLIQDLKYSYRFPLQEPATIAGKQMSKSPSLNGIITPAPRLSFSPSPPSRARPSVSPTRRLILPSSLPPRACSSTISLEELDRQESRKSSSSTVRRTSVEGF